The following coding sequences are from one Aliarcobacter skirrowii CCUG 10374 window:
- a CDS encoding methylenetetrahydrofolate reductase, which yields MFETLISKLQDGKYLTLETTPQHEPSMHNIVEKIKKFKIDSKVDGFTCTDNPLAKLKYNSLFAALKLQTEFKKPVIATMTMRDRNKIALQSDLLGANDFDIRAILALTGDPAKMSDQPNSKGVFEANSLMLLKMIKSFNYGMDFAGRPFKIEPKQIFPFAVVNAYAKNFGSLEKKMNLKIQNGAVGVITQPVFDIENVKKLLESFEIAKENVEGDKKKSQLILGLFPITKLRTALFLSAQVPGIHVPQFWIDELERAHSISEEEEYKVGMQLSKNLFKEINKIHPKIHLMTANNKFEVASEILD from the coding sequence ATGTTTGAAACACTAATTTCTAAACTTCAAGATGGTAAATACTTAACACTTGAAACAACACCTCAACACGAACCATCAATGCACAATATTGTAGAAAAAATTAAAAAATTTAAAATAGATTCAAAAGTTGATGGCTTTACTTGTACAGATAATCCTTTGGCAAAATTAAAATATAACTCACTTTTTGCTGCTTTAAAACTTCAAACAGAGTTTAAAAAACCAGTAATTGCAACAATGACAATGAGAGATAGAAATAAAATTGCTTTACAATCTGATTTACTAGGAGCAAATGATTTTGATATTAGAGCAATTTTAGCTCTTACAGGAGATCCTGCAAAAATGAGTGATCAACCAAATAGTAAAGGTGTTTTTGAAGCAAACTCTTTAATGCTTTTAAAGATGATTAAATCTTTTAACTATGGTATGGATTTTGCTGGACGTCCTTTTAAAATTGAACCAAAACAGATATTTCCATTTGCAGTTGTAAATGCATATGCTAAAAATTTTGGGAGTTTGGAAAAAAAGATGAATTTAAAGATTCAAAACGGTGCTGTTGGAGTTATAACTCAACCTGTTTTTGACATTGAAAATGTAAAAAAACTACTTGAAAGCTTTGAAATTGCAAAAGAGAATGTAGAAGGTGATAAGAAAAAATCACAACTAATACTTGGGCTATTTCCTATTACAAAACTAAGAACTGCACTATTTTTATCTGCACAAGTTCCAGGAATTCATGTCCCTCAATTTTGGATAGATGAACTTGAACGAGCTCATAGTATTAGTGAAGAAGAGGAGTATAAAGTTGGAATGCAATTGAGCAAAAATCTATTTAAAGAGATTAATAAAATTCATCCAAAAATTCATCTAATGACTGCAAACAATAAATTTGAAGTTGCAAGTGAGATTTTAGATTGA
- the serB gene encoding phosphoserine phosphatase SerB → MKLAVFDFDSTLMDGETIDFLADEFGIGSEVKKITEEAMSGRLDFFESLIQRVALLKGMDYKKVVDICANLPLMTGSKEIVKELQKMNYKVVCFSGGFRLGTSPAKYKLGLDADFSNILHQKDGVLTGLVGGDMMFGYSKGDMIQRLQGLLKISKEDTLVCGDGANDLSMFEKADTRVAFCAKDILKKEANIIVDTKDLTKILDYIKA, encoded by the coding sequence ATGAAATTAGCAGTTTTTGATTTTGATTCAACACTTATGGATGGAGAAACTATAGATTTTCTTGCAGATGAGTTTGGAATTGGAAGTGAAGTAAAAAAAATAACAGAAGAGGCTATGAGTGGAAGATTGGATTTTTTTGAATCTTTAATTCAAAGAGTAGCACTTTTAAAGGGAATGGATTATAAAAAAGTAGTTGATATTTGTGCAAATCTTCCTTTAATGACAGGTTCAAAAGAGATTGTAAAAGAGTTACAAAAAATGAATTATAAAGTTGTTTGTTTTAGTGGTGGATTTAGATTAGGAACATCACCTGCTAAATATAAATTGGGACTTGATGCAGATTTTTCAAATATTTTACACCAAAAAGATGGAGTTTTAACAGGACTTGTTGGTGGTGATATGATGTTTGGCTACTCAAAAGGTGATATGATACAAAGACTTCAAGGTCTTTTAAAAATATCAAAAGAGGATACATTGGTTTGTGGAGATGGTGCAAATGATTTAAGTATGTTTGAAAAAGCTGATACAAGAGTTGCTTTTTGTGCAAAGGATATACTTAAAAAAGAGGCAAATATAATTGTTGATACAAAAGATTTAACAAAAATTTTAGATTATATAAAGGCTTAA
- a CDS encoding transaldolase produces the protein MKEFEEINYSIWCDFIERDFLENRFQEIINDGTIKGATSNPAIFESSIKSSSAYKQQLLMLQANENKAIYEELAFTDIKRAAELLEPLYKKNNNNGFISIEVDPLLCDDASLTIEEGLRIHKSLHSDNVMIKIPATQAGYIAMRELTSRGIHVNATLVFSQEQAKMCAMALDEGIKASNKDIKAVISVFVSRFDREIDGDLIIKGLPHSKLGIINATKCYHIVEKFENKNIRTLFASTGVKGNELSPSYYVDNLIYPNSINTAPLSTIEAWLEIGKKEPSVVISEAECDTFLDLLDKNGFNVDKISNKLLNDGLEAFKISFKELLEKVKN, from the coding sequence ATGAAAGAGTTTGAAGAGATAAATTACTCAATTTGGTGTGATTTTATTGAAAGAGATTTTTTAGAAAATAGATTTCAAGAGATTATAAATGATGGAACAATAAAAGGTGCAACATCAAATCCAGCTATTTTTGAATCATCAATTAAAAGTTCAAGCGCATATAAACAACAACTTTTAATGCTTCAAGCAAATGAGAATAAAGCAATTTATGAAGAGCTTGCTTTTACAGATATCAAAAGAGCAGCTGAACTTTTAGAACCACTTTATAAAAAAAACAATAACAATGGATTTATATCAATAGAGGTTGACCCACTTTTGTGTGATGATGCTTCTTTAACTATTGAAGAGGGATTAAGAATTCACAAATCTTTACACTCTGATAATGTTATGATAAAAATACCAGCAACACAAGCTGGTTATATTGCAATGAGAGAACTTACAAGTAGAGGAATTCATGTGAATGCTACTTTGGTTTTTTCACAAGAACAAGCAAAAATGTGTGCAATGGCACTTGATGAGGGAATAAAAGCTTCAAATAAAGATATAAAAGCTGTTATTTCTGTATTTGTTTCAAGATTTGATAGAGAAATTGATGGTGACTTAATCATAAAAGGTTTACCACACTCAAAACTTGGAATTATAAATGCAACAAAGTGTTACCATATAGTTGAAAAGTTTGAAAATAAAAATATTAGAACTCTTTTTGCAAGTACAGGTGTAAAAGGTAATGAACTAAGCCCTAGCTACTATGTTGATAATTTAATCTATCCAAATAGTATAAACACAGCACCACTTTCTACTATTGAAGCATGGCTTGAAATTGGTAAAAAAGAGCCTTCAGTTGTAATATCTGAAGCTGAATGTGATACATTTTTAGATCTTTTAGATAAAAATGGTTTCAATGTAGATAAAATATCTAACAAACTTTTAAATGATGGGCTTGAAGCTTTTAAAATATCATTTAAAGAGCTTTTAGAAAAAGTTAAAAATTAA
- a CDS encoding class II 3-deoxy-7-phosphoheptulonate synthase yields the protein MKNWSPSSWREFPIKQQPTYNDIKTLKEVEQELASYPPLIFAGEALSLKKQLAKVVNGEAFLLQGGDCAESFSSFNAQNIKDLFKVMMQMAVVLTFSGGCPVVKVGRVAGQFAKPRSADFEEINGLSLPSYRGDIINDMDFTLDAREPKAKKLLKAYNQSAATMNLLRAFSRGGMADLNQVHLWNLDFVKDNTLGAKYEEIANKISESLAFMKACGITSENTPQLNQTTLFTSHEALLLNYEEALTRRDSITGDWFNCSAHMLWIGDRTRELDGAHIEYFRGIKNPIGCKVGPSMKEDELIKLIDALNPDNEAGRLNLIVRMGNEKISEHFPKLLARVEKEGKKVLWSSDPMHGNTIKAENGYKTRDFEAILGEVKQFFQIHKAQGSYAGGIHLEMTGQNVTECTGSRSSAIKQSDLASRYHTQCDPRLNADQALELSFMIAETLKEARK from the coding sequence ATGAAAAATTGGAGCCCAAGTAGCTGGAGAGAGTTCCCTATAAAACAACAACCAACATATAATGATATAAAAACTTTAAAAGAGGTTGAACAAGAGTTAGCTAGCTATCCTCCTTTAATTTTTGCTGGTGAAGCATTAAGTTTGAAAAAACAGCTTGCAAAAGTTGTAAATGGTGAGGCATTTTTACTTCAAGGTGGAGATTGTGCTGAGAGTTTTAGCTCTTTTAATGCACAAAATATCAAAGATCTGTTTAAAGTAATGATGCAAATGGCAGTTGTATTAACATTTTCAGGTGGTTGCCCTGTTGTAAAAGTTGGAAGGGTTGCTGGACAATTTGCAAAGCCAAGAAGTGCAGATTTTGAAGAGATAAATGGTCTTAGTCTTCCATCATATAGAGGAGATATCATAAATGATATGGATTTTACTCTCGATGCAAGAGAACCAAAAGCAAAAAAACTTTTAAAAGCATATAATCAAAGTGCTGCTACAATGAACCTTTTAAGAGCATTCTCAAGAGGTGGAATGGCTGATTTAAATCAAGTGCACTTATGGAATTTAGATTTTGTTAAAGACAATACTTTAGGTGCAAAATATGAAGAGATAGCAAATAAAATTAGTGAGAGTTTGGCATTTATGAAAGCTTGTGGAATAACAAGTGAAAATACTCCACAACTAAATCAAACAACACTATTTACATCTCATGAAGCACTATTACTGAACTATGAAGAGGCACTTACAAGAAGAGATTCAATCACAGGTGATTGGTTTAACTGCTCTGCTCATATGCTTTGGATTGGAGATAGAACAAGAGAGCTTGATGGTGCTCATATTGAGTATTTTAGAGGAATTAAAAATCCAATTGGTTGTAAAGTTGGTCCATCAATGAAAGAGGATGAGCTAATTAAATTAATTGATGCTTTAAATCCAGACAATGAAGCTGGAAGATTAAACTTAATTGTTAGAATGGGTAATGAAAAAATTTCTGAACACTTCCCAAAACTTTTAGCAAGAGTTGAAAAAGAGGGTAAAAAAGTTTTATGGTCAAGTGATCCAATGCATGGAAATACTATAAAAGCTGAAAATGGATATAAAACAAGAGATTTTGAAGCTATTTTAGGTGAAGTAAAACAGTTCTTCCAAATTCATAAAGCTCAAGGATCATACGCTGGCGGAATTCATCTTGAGATGACTGGGCAAAATGTAACAGAGTGTACTGGAAGTAGATCATCTGCAATTAAACAAAGTGATTTAGCTAGTAGATATCATACGCAATGTGATCCAAGATTAAATGCTGATCAAGCTTTAGAGTTATCATTTATGATAGCTGAAACTCTAAAAGAGGCCAGAAAATAA
- a CDS encoding outer membrane protein OmpK: MFAQKPDEVENKKWANLILMKGINQRGGPYAFDDTYLEFEFGGRYEWLDLYGYVDFIDVMNSKSSDKHGGNNFFVDIEPRISIDYLLDKDLSYKALKELYLAFDYYYSDEPNAKGLNILWIGIGSDIELPFLGKSGVNFYTRYIDENYGASNEHSFDGYVAHINWFKPIHFFGKNRFLSFQGYIDYEFGSKLKADSFERYYRTSDSLQGYFGLYYHDKHWLFGYGLKAYKNMTQWKNNQELNGKRTNTTGFGHYFSLGYKF; encoded by the coding sequence TTGTTTGCACAAAAGCCAGATGAAGTGGAAAATAAAAAATGGGCAAATTTAATTTTAATGAAAGGTATAAATCAAAGAGGTGGACCATATGCCTTTGATGATACTTATCTTGAATTTGAATTTGGTGGAAGATATGAATGGTTGGACTTATATGGATATGTTGATTTTATAGATGTAATGAATAGTAAAAGTAGCGATAAGCACGGTGGCAATAATTTCTTTGTAGATATTGAGCCTAGAATTTCTATTGATTATTTACTTGACAAAGATTTATCTTATAAAGCTTTAAAAGAGTTATATTTAGCATTTGATTACTATTATTCTGATGAGCCAAATGCAAAAGGTTTAAATATTCTTTGGATAGGAATTGGAAGTGATATAGAACTTCCTTTTTTAGGAAAAAGTGGAGTCAATTTTTATACTAGATATATAGATGAAAATTATGGAGCTAGTAATGAACATAGCTTTGATGGTTATGTTGCTCATATTAATTGGTTTAAGCCAATCCATTTTTTTGGTAAAAATCGTTTTCTATCTTTTCAAGGATATATTGACTACGAGTTTGGAAGTAAATTAAAAGCAGATAGTTTTGAAAGATATTACAGAACATCTGACTCTTTACAAGGTTATTTTGGGCTTTATTATCATGATAAACATTGGCTTTTTGGTTATGGATTAAAAGCATATAAAAATATGACCCAATGGAAAAATAATCAAGAATTAAACGGTAAAAGAACTAATACTACTGGATTTGGTCACTATTTTAGTTTAGGGTATAAGTTTTAA
- a CDS encoding arsenate reductase family protein, with amino-acid sequence MIKVYGIKTCGSVRNALKFFKDHNIEIDFVDFKTTKVDLETVKKWSQEVDINILFNSKGTKYKTMNLKELNLDEQAKKEYLANEPMLFKRPVIEYGDKLVVAWNEEEYKKIFL; translated from the coding sequence ATGATAAAAGTTTATGGAATAAAAACTTGCGGAAGTGTGCGAAATGCTTTGAAGTTTTTCAAAGACCACAACATAGAGATTGATTTTGTAGATTTTAAAACTACAAAAGTAGATTTAGAAACTGTTAAAAAATGGTCACAAGAAGTTGATATTAATATACTTTTTAATTCAAAAGGTACTAAATACAAAACTATGAATTTAAAAGAGTTAAATCTTGATGAACAAGCTAAAAAAGAGTATCTTGCAAATGAACCTATGCTTTTTAAAAGACCTGTTATAGAGTATGGTGATAAACTTGTAGTTGCTTGGAATGAGGAAGAGTATAAGAAGATTTTTTTATAA
- the gatC gene encoding Asp-tRNA(Asn)/Glu-tRNA(Gln) amidotransferase subunit GatC, protein MIVDDNLITRLEKLSSVKIEDDKKEQLKSDISQMLEFVNNLNEVDVSNVEAIASVIEGGTPFREDVAVSSKEISDNILKNAPKSEDNYFVVPKIIE, encoded by the coding sequence ATTATTGTAGATGATAATTTAATAACAAGATTAGAAAAACTCTCTAGTGTGAAAATAGAAGATGATAAAAAAGAGCAGTTAAAAAGTGATATATCTCAAATGCTTGAATTTGTAAACAACTTAAATGAAGTTGATGTTTCAAATGTAGAGGCAATTGCAAGTGTAATTGAGGGTGGAACACCTTTTAGAGAAGATGTTGCAGTTTCAAGTAAAGAGATATCTGATAATATTTTAAAAAATGCACCAAAAAGTGAAGACAACTACTTTGTAGTTCCAAAAATTATAGAGTAA
- the tgt gene encoding tRNA guanosine(34) transglycosylase Tgt, producing MEFKIDATSQGARACTIKTANSTILTPVFMPVGTQGTVKALDANDMLELGAKIILGNTYHLYLRPGSKLIKKFGGLHGFSKFPNSFLTDSGGFQAFSLSDNSKPDENGIMFKSHIDGSRHYFTPKSVLDTQYDLNSDIMMILDDLVALPNTKERIAKSIERTTKWAKEAITYHMEQKSRGIGTHQNIFAIIQGGTDKEFRKQSAEQLCSLTDYDGFAIGGLSVGEPNQDMYETVEWTTQFMPKEKPRYLMGVGTPEDLIENIERGVDMFDCVMPTRNARNGTLFTSFGRLNIKKAEFKEDIKPIDESCSCYTCRNFTRAYLNHLLRAGEITYFRLASIHNIHYYLDLMRQAREAILKDNWVEFKKDFYAKRGK from the coding sequence ATGGAATTTAAAATCGATGCAACTTCACAAGGCGCAAGAGCTTGTACAATCAAAACAGCCAACAGCACTATCTTAACTCCTGTTTTTATGCCAGTTGGTACTCAAGGAACTGTAAAAGCTCTTGATGCAAACGATATGCTAGAACTTGGAGCAAAAATAATCTTAGGAAATACTTATCACTTATATTTAAGACCTGGAAGCAAACTAATAAAAAAATTTGGTGGACTTCATGGTTTTTCAAAATTTCCAAACTCATTTTTAACAGATAGTGGAGGATTTCAAGCTTTTTCACTAAGCGATAATAGTAAACCTGATGAAAATGGAATAATGTTTAAATCTCATATTGATGGAAGCCGTCACTACTTTACACCAAAAAGTGTACTTGATACACAATATGATTTAAACTCTGATATTATGATGATTTTAGATGATTTAGTAGCACTTCCAAATACAAAAGAGAGAATTGCTAAATCAATTGAAAGAACTACAAAATGGGCAAAAGAAGCTATTACTTATCACATGGAGCAAAAATCTCGTGGTATTGGAACACATCAGAATATTTTTGCAATTATTCAAGGTGGAACAGATAAAGAGTTTAGAAAACAAAGTGCCGAACAACTTTGTAGTTTAACAGATTATGATGGTTTTGCAATTGGTGGATTAAGCGTTGGTGAACCAAACCAAGATATGTACGAAACTGTTGAGTGGACAACACAATTTATGCCAAAAGAAAAGCCCCGATATTTAATGGGAGTTGGAACACCTGAGGATTTAATAGAAAATATAGAGCGTGGTGTTGATATGTTTGATTGTGTAATGCCTACAAGAAATGCAAGAAATGGAACACTATTTACTAGTTTTGGAAGATTGAATATCAAAAAAGCAGAGTTTAAAGAGGATATTAAACCAATAGATGAGAGTTGTTCTTGTTATACTTGTAGAAATTTCACAAGAGCTTACTTAAACCATCTTTTAAGAGCTGGTGAAATAACCTATTTTAGACTTGCTTCAATTCATAATATTCACTACTATTTAGATTTAATGAGACAAGCAAGAGAGGCTATTTTAAAAGATAATTGGGTGGAATTTAAAAAAGATTTTTATGCTAAAAGAGGCAAATAA
- a CDS encoding COG3400 family protein — MKKILIILDGIVAKKLLQRIVESNTGDNSYDVVYMNDVILPIHKPTNFTFYKFDPTSSSKLSMVLDKDIHSEVLMALNSKDEMLSTIKIIREYKKNLQITILDYWGISLKDPMVHIYKGIDVLANGMVERLPNIPVLAQNIGLKQGEIMEIKIPFGSSYAYKSIATLEQKDWRIFGLYRNQKLVELKRSLVLKPNDIILVIGKPSVLMNIYNVIGKTQGQFPMPFGNNIYLYLDLYLEDELSVKHILRDTKFLNEKLKNSLLIVRVTRPTTPKIMTLVKNELRNFPTIVLHIDYANKGFEDLFKEDSRKYNIGLIAPSPSMFKDKKMLKKLDCIKLPMYKKGEENLKSSKNIGVVLNDYLSYEQIAPIVFDLASQLKLKAKVFNHDPIGQKDNQENLLNHFENIAKVFNEKVEIESGDKNPIRELRKQKNILQVLPLKDIMFKKRNFFKIIYTNSDLVAFDMYKFNQILIPISED, encoded by the coding sequence ATGAAAAAAATATTAATTATACTTGATGGTATTGTTGCGAAGAAGCTTTTACAAAGAATTGTAGAGTCAAATACAGGCGATAATAGCTATGATGTTGTATATATGAATGATGTAATTTTACCAATTCATAAGCCTACAAATTTTACATTTTATAAGTTTGATCCAACTTCTAGCTCTAAATTATCAATGGTTTTAGATAAAGATATTCATAGTGAAGTTTTGATGGCATTAAACTCAAAAGATGAGATGCTAAGTACTATAAAAATAATTAGAGAGTATAAAAAGAATCTTCAAATCACAATATTGGATTATTGGGGAATTAGCTTAAAAGATCCAATGGTTCACATCTATAAAGGTATAGATGTACTTGCTAATGGAATGGTTGAAAGATTACCAAATATTCCTGTTCTTGCTCAAAATATTGGACTAAAGCAGGGTGAAATTATGGAGATTAAAATTCCATTTGGAAGCTCGTATGCTTATAAATCAATTGCTACTTTAGAGCAAAAAGATTGGAGAATTTTTGGTCTTTATAGAAATCAAAAATTAGTAGAATTAAAAAGAAGTTTAGTTTTAAAACCAAACGATATAATCCTTGTAATTGGAAAACCATCTGTATTGATGAATATTTACAATGTAATTGGAAAAACTCAAGGTCAATTTCCAATGCCTTTTGGAAATAATATATATCTGTATCTTGATCTATATTTAGAAGATGAACTTAGTGTAAAACATATTTTAAGAGATACTAAATTTTTAAATGAAAAATTAAAAAACTCTCTATTAATTGTAAGAGTTACAAGACCAACTACACCAAAAATAATGACTCTTGTAAAAAATGAATTAAGAAATTTTCCTACAATAGTTTTGCATATAGATTATGCAAATAAAGGTTTTGAAGATCTGTTTAAAGAGGATAGTAGAAAGTATAATATTGGACTTATTGCACCAAGCCCTTCTATGTTTAAAGACAAAAAGATGCTTAAAAAATTAGATTGTATAAAACTTCCAATGTATAAAAAAGGTGAAGAGAATTTAAAATCATCAAAAAATATTGGAGTTGTTTTAAATGATTATCTATCTTATGAACAGATTGCTCCAATTGTTTTTGATTTAGCTAGTCAATTAAAATTAAAAGCAAAAGTATTTAATCACGATCCAATTGGACAAAAAGATAATCAAGAGAATTTATTAAACCATTTTGAGAATATTGCAAAAGTATTTAATGAAAAAGTTGAAATAGAAAGTGGTGATAAGAATCCAATTAGAGAGTTAAGAAAACAGAAAAATATTTTACAAGTACTTCCTTTAAAAGATATTATGTTTAAAAAGAGAAATTTCTTTAAAATTATCTATACAAATAGTGATTTAGTGGCATTTGATATGTATAAATTTAATCAAATTTTAATACCTATTTCAGAAGATTAA
- the murC gene encoding UDP-N-acetylmuramate--L-alanine ligase has protein sequence MRVHFIGIGGIGLSALARFLNFDGHSVSGSDVKSSPIIKELINEGIKISCPQDAKNITKDLDLVIYSAAVTDENPELIEARLKQIRTLSRKEALPIILGDKKNYCVAGAHGKSTTTAILATILQSSTLIGAISKEFGSNFRYVDKTVVFEADESDASFLLSNPYCAIVTNAEPEHMEYYHYDYDKFYESYETFLSLAKKRVVNGEDKDIQKLKIEDATYLYPSKDIKNLCYTIKNGEPCTKFTLKDYGEFEVWGFGFHIASNASLAILAALNELDIETIRKNLLNYKGIKKRFDIVQSNDKFVVIDDYAHHPTEIEATMKSVELYDNLTNFNNRIVLWQPHKYSRTADNLEGFKKCFRRCDELIILPIWKVAGEKKLDLNLEKEFASYNPIFADRVVSYKGKIELIKDDKIIKTYDEGIFLGVGAGDITYQLRY, from the coding sequence ATGAGAGTTCATTTTATTGGAATTGGAGGAATTGGTCTTTCTGCCTTAGCTAGATTTTTAAATTTTGATGGGCATAGTGTTAGTGGAAGTGATGTTAAAAGTTCACCAATTATAAAAGAGCTAATAAATGAGGGTATTAAAATATCTTGTCCGCAAGATGCTAAAAATATAACAAAAGATTTGGATTTAGTAATTTATTCAGCAGCAGTAACAGATGAAAATCCAGAGCTTATAGAGGCAAGACTTAAACAAATAAGAACTTTAAGTAGAAAAGAGGCACTACCAATTATTTTAGGGGATAAGAAAAACTATTGTGTTGCAGGAGCTCATGGAAAATCAACTACAACTGCAATTTTAGCAACAATACTTCAAAGTAGCACTTTAATTGGAGCAATTTCAAAAGAGTTTGGAAGTAATTTTAGATATGTAGATAAAACTGTTGTATTTGAAGCAGATGAGAGTGATGCATCTTTTTTACTCTCAAATCCATATTGTGCAATTGTTACAAATGCTGAGCCTGAGCATATGGAGTATTATCACTATGATTATGATAAATTTTATGAATCTTATGAAACTTTTTTGAGTTTAGCAAAAAAAAGAGTTGTAAATGGTGAAGATAAAGATATTCAAAAATTAAAAATTGAGGATGCAACATATCTTTATCCATCAAAAGATATAAAAAATCTATGTTATACAATTAAAAATGGAGAACCCTGTACAAAATTTACTCTAAAAGATTATGGAGAATTTGAGGTTTGGGGATTTGGATTTCATATAGCTTCAAATGCCTCTTTGGCAATTTTGGCTGCTTTAAATGAGCTTGATATTGAGACAATTAGAAAAAATCTTTTAAACTATAAAGGTATTAAAAAGAGATTTGATATTGTTCAATCAAATGATAAATTTGTAGTTATTGATGATTATGCTCATCATCCAACAGAGATTGAAGCAACTATGAAATCAGTTGAGTTATATGACAACTTAACAAATTTTAACAATAGAATAGTTCTTTGGCAACCACATAAATATAGTAGAACTGCTGATAATCTAGAAGGTTTTAAAAAGTGCTTTAGAAGATGTGATGAGTTGATAATTTTACCTATTTGGAAAGTTGCTGGTGAGAAAAAACTTGATTTAAATTTAGAAAAAGAGTTTGCCTCTTATAATCCAATTTTTGCAGATAGAGTAGTATCTTACAAAGGAAAAATTGAGCTTATCAAAGATGATAAAATCATAAAAACTTATGATGAGGGGATATTTTTAGGAGTTGGAGCTGGAGATATAACTTATCAATTACGATATTAA
- a CDS encoding LysR family transcriptional regulator — MLKDFAKLETFLTVVREKSFSKASAKLGISQPAVTQQMKFIEDYLDVQIVDRKKNGIRLTKEGQMLHAIALKIEKCVTNAEKDLLKIMNKNTAFIFGASFIIGNYILPRFLNNLKDNIRNDVSINVSVSHEAIEDLLDKKIDIALVENYIANEDIIYREWMEDEIVIFSNQKLPPKAKAEDLISYRWVCRTPGSDTGTIFKESLQKANYPDCDTFNVTSEVTSATTIVQTVLHSDKNDIPTVSIVSRNAIESLLKSGALYESRIGNNKMLRKLYIAYRKDRKSDAFIENVVDYLLKVKP; from the coding sequence ATGCTTAAAGATTTTGCTAAATTAGAGACTTTTTTAACTGTAGTTAGAGAGAAGTCTTTTTCAAAAGCATCTGCAAAACTAGGGATTTCACAACCTGCTGTAACTCAACAAATGAAGTTTATAGAAGATTATTTAGATGTTCAAATTGTTGATAGAAAGAAAAATGGTATAAGGCTTACAAAAGAGGGTCAAATGCTTCACGCAATAGCCCTTAAAATAGAGAAGTGCGTAACTAATGCAGAAAAAGATTTGTTAAAAATAATGAATAAAAACACGGCATTTATTTTTGGTGCTAGTTTTATAATTGGAAATTATATTCTTCCTAGATTTTTAAATAATTTAAAAGATAATATTAGAAATGATGTATCTATAAATGTATCAGTTTCTCATGAGGCAATTGAAGATTTATTAGACAAAAAAATAGATATTGCTTTAGTTGAAAACTATATTGCAAATGAAGATATTATTTATAGAGAGTGGATGGAAGATGAGATTGTTATATTTTCAAATCAAAAACTACCTCCAAAAGCAAAAGCTGAGGATTTAATATCATATAGATGGGTTTGTAGAACTCCTGGTTCTGATACTGGAACTATTTTTAAAGAGAGCCTTCAAAAAGCAAACTATCCAGATTGTGATACTTTTAATGTTACAAGTGAAGTTACAAGCGCTACAACAATAGTTCAAACTGTTTTACACTCAGATAAAAATGATATACCAACCGTTTCAATTGTTTCAAGAAATGCTATTGAGTCACTACTTAAATCGGGTGCTTTATATGAATCAAGAATTGGCAACAATAAAATGCTTAGAAAACTATATATTGCATACAGAAAAGATAGAAAAAGTGATGCATTTATAGAAAATGTTGTTGATTATTTATTAAAAGTAAAACCTTAA